One Algibacter sp. L3A6 genomic region harbors:
- a CDS encoding site-specific DNA-methyltransferase: MKTDKLDLTSPDLVNQNIEKIAALFPNCVTETAEGKAIDFDQLKQELNHEVVEGAKERYRLEWPGKKEAIVTANLPTTKTLRPVRKDSVNFDTTENIYIEGDNLEVLKILQESYLGKIKMIYIDPPYNTGKDFVYKDNFTQDSADYKEETDQTDEYGNRLVANPETAGRYHSDWLSMMYPRLKLARNLLTDDGVIFISINNIEVHNSRKLCDGVFGENNFIECITWNKRVPKNDKGIGSIHEYILVYVKNVEKDHKFLMVKEGLDEIYDLIGKFKKSRIEIPEAEKLLKKLYKKQGYDRGITLYNSIDNNYNVWGKINMSWPNANTFGPTYDVLHPTLKVPVKVPDRGWRWKKETFDEVVDYTNIIELHDGSFLCGGIWFAKDENTQPSSVKYLKDVGSMLLRSIISLKSDGGIETEKLFGNKSIFSYPKPTSLIKQLIASMELEDSIVLDFFSGSATTSDALLQYNTEFERMNNFILVQLPENLDDSLLHSDGNTKHTLKNAISFLDTINKPHLLTELGKERIRRAATKIKEETNADIDYGFKVFKVASSNMQDVYYKPQDYNQGQLDVFADNIKEDRTSEDLLTQILLDWGLPLTLKTQKETVLGKEVFVVDTNYLLACFDTELDEAFAKEIAKHQPLRFVCKDSSFKNDTAKENVKQLLKQLSPNTEMKVI; this comes from the coding sequence ATGAAAACAGACAAACTAGACCTCACCTCACCAGACTTGGTAAATCAAAATATAGAAAAAATTGCAGCCTTATTTCCTAACTGTGTTACAGAAACAGCAGAAGGAAAAGCCATAGATTTCGACCAACTAAAACAGGAACTAAACCACGAAGTAGTAGAAGGTGCAAAAGAACGTTACCGTTTAGAATGGCCTGGTAAAAAAGAGGCCATTGTAACCGCCAATTTACCAACCACCAAAACATTAAGACCCGTACGTAAAGATTCTGTAAATTTTGATACTACAGAAAATATATACATAGAGGGCGATAACCTAGAAGTACTCAAAATTTTACAAGAAAGTTATTTAGGTAAAATTAAAATGATATACATAGACCCACCTTACAACACAGGTAAAGATTTTGTATACAAAGACAATTTTACACAAGACAGTGCAGACTATAAAGAAGAAACCGACCAAACAGACGAGTATGGCAACCGTTTAGTGGCCAACCCTGAAACCGCAGGACGTTATCATTCAGACTGGCTCTCTATGATGTACCCTCGTTTAAAGTTAGCTCGTAATTTATTAACTGATGATGGCGTTATTTTCATATCAATTAATAATATTGAAGTTCATAACTCAAGAAAATTATGTGATGGGGTTTTTGGGGAAAATAATTTTATAGAATGTATTACTTGGAATAAAAGAGTCCCTAAAAATGATAAAGGAATAGGAAGTATTCACGAATACATATTAGTATACGTGAAAAATGTAGAAAAAGACCATAAGTTTTTGATGGTTAAAGAAGGCTTAGATGAGATTTATGATTTAATAGGGAAATTTAAAAAAAGTAGAATTGAAATTCCTGAAGCTGAAAAACTATTAAAAAAATTATATAAGAAACAAGGTTATGATAGAGGGATAACGCTATATAATTCTATTGATAATAATTATAATGTTTGGGGTAAAATTAATATGAGCTGGCCTAATGCGAATACATTTGGACCAACTTATGATGTCCTTCACCCTACATTAAAAGTTCCTGTAAAAGTTCCTGATAGGGGATGGAGATGGAAAAAAGAAACTTTTGATGAAGTTGTTGATTATACAAATATTATCGAGTTACACGACGGTTCTTTTCTATGTGGTGGAATATGGTTTGCAAAAGATGAAAACACTCAGCCAAGTTCTGTTAAATATTTAAAAGATGTAGGTTCAATGTTGTTAAGGTCAATCATAAGTTTAAAAAGTGATGGAGGAATTGAAACTGAAAAGTTATTTGGAAATAAAAGTATTTTTTCATATCCAAAACCAACAAGTTTAATTAAACAATTAATTGCTTCTATGGAACTAGAAGATAGTATTGTTTTAGATTTTTTTTCAGGATCAGCGACAACATCAGATGCATTACTTCAATACAATACAGAGTTTGAAAGAATGAATAATTTTATATTGGTTCAGTTACCTGAGAACCTTGATGATAGTTTACTTCATTCAGATGGTAATACAAAACATACTCTTAAAAATGCAATTTCATTTTTAGATACAATTAATAAACCACATCTTTTGACTGAATTAGGTAAAGAGCGCATCCGTAGAGCAGCTACTAAAATTAAAGAAGAAACCAATGCAGATATAGATTATGGTTTTAAAGTCTTTAAAGTAGCTAGTAGTAATATGCAAGATGTATATTATAAGCCACAAGACTACAACCAAGGGCAATTAGATGTGTTTGCAGATAACATAAAAGAAGATAGAACGTCAGAAGATTTACTTACGCAAATACTATTAGATTGGGGTTTACCACTAACCTTAAAAACACAAAAAGAAACGGTTTTAGGTAAAGAAGTATTTGTAGTAGATACTAATTACTTGCTCGCTTGTTTTGATACTGAGTTAGACGAGGCTTTTGCCAAAGAAATTGCCAAACACCAACCGCTACGTTTTGTGTGTAAAGACAGTAGTTTTAAAAACGATACTGCCAAAGAAAACGTAAAGCAATTGCTAAAGCAATTAAGTCCTAATACAGAAATGAAAGTGATATAG
- a CDS encoding dynamin family protein, giving the protein MIGNNYKVCKENSINIANSYMADRGTANDGVDLNFLQQRVKSLESGKFLLSVAGEVKAGKSTFINALLGKEILPSDVLQATSAIVEIFKSENSYLKVVYADGKIEELYDDLSTENVDEAKERLGEICSIEDQYRKIPHTTINEFIISQDKVEVTEEFIGDLEALSGMELQDEKQLIESYILNTTKSKIPIEINFGYPLNWSFEELRIVDSPGVNATGGVQDVSLKFLEKANAILFVHPIKPIESESFKTFVDNTISNKSKENLFLILTHRGLYEEDEVEKLLAEAKRLYGHIIPKDRIIVVDSVLEQINNQLKQGLPIKKIREDKVKKKILSSYREQAEDEERELIDVVNEASNFEQIYKTIDEYSMQAPNLQLKEILDTIKSGYLEQDKLIEEKIGRLNLKKQSPQSFAKKIEEISDILESFKLKLNEMNIEANDKFGGSINSQVVASINSIASKYENTINSLQDFGSIKKQVLDFQNEMADDITVFSNSITSFFKSSLKDIEIEFKANHKVNVPKIDLKAIEHKAEKQSYDIEDVYEKRGVDGWDIFTLGIARIFRDNKVKIGTKQVLNEQKYQEQVVSQVISFIQETKFKTLAQTKTILKKYLDGVTSKANHSIRERQTELQNEKDKSQKNEDIIDEIDGLKKKQSNIPSTVKRIDEILEEVTL; this is encoded by the coding sequence ATGATAGGAAACAATTACAAAGTCTGTAAAGAAAACAGCATCAATATTGCCAATAGCTATATGGCAGATAGAGGCACTGCAAATGATGGTGTAGATTTAAATTTTTTACAGCAAAGAGTAAAATCCTTAGAGTCTGGTAAATTTTTATTATCTGTGGCTGGAGAAGTAAAAGCAGGAAAATCTACCTTTATCAATGCCTTGTTAGGAAAAGAAATTTTACCATCAGATGTTTTACAAGCAACCAGTGCCATTGTAGAAATATTTAAATCAGAAAATTCTTATTTAAAAGTTGTGTATGCAGATGGTAAAATAGAAGAACTATATGATGATTTATCTACAGAAAATGTTGATGAGGCTAAAGAACGTTTAGGAGAAATATGTAGTATAGAAGATCAGTATAGAAAAATACCGCATACTACTATAAACGAATTTATTATAAGCCAAGATAAAGTAGAAGTAACAGAAGAGTTCATTGGAGATCTAGAAGCTCTTTCTGGAATGGAATTGCAAGATGAAAAGCAACTTATTGAAAGTTATATTTTAAATACTACAAAAAGTAAAATCCCTATAGAAATCAACTTTGGATATCCTTTAAATTGGTCTTTTGAAGAATTAAGAATTGTAGACAGTCCTGGTGTAAACGCAACTGGAGGTGTGCAAGATGTTTCTCTAAAATTTTTAGAAAAAGCAAATGCTATTTTATTTGTACATCCTATAAAACCCATAGAGTCAGAATCTTTTAAAACTTTTGTAGACAATACCATTTCTAATAAAAGTAAAGAAAACCTGTTTTTAATTTTAACACATAGAGGTTTGTACGAAGAAGATGAGGTTGAAAAATTGTTAGCAGAAGCCAAACGTTTGTATGGGCATATTATACCAAAAGATAGAATTATTGTAGTAGATAGTGTTTTAGAGCAAATTAACAACCAATTAAAACAAGGGCTACCCATAAAAAAAATTAGAGAAGATAAAGTCAAAAAGAAAATTTTATCATCTTATAGAGAACAAGCCGAAGACGAAGAAAGAGAGTTGATTGATGTAGTGAATGAAGCTTCTAATTTTGAACAAATTTATAAGACCATTGATGAGTACTCAATGCAAGCTCCTAATTTACAATTAAAAGAAATTTTAGATACCATTAAGAGTGGATATCTAGAACAAGATAAATTGATAGAAGAAAAAATAGGTAGATTAAATTTAAAGAAACAAAGTCCACAAAGTTTTGCAAAAAAAATAGAAGAAATTTCGGATATACTAGAGTCTTTTAAATTAAAACTTAACGAAATGAATATAGAAGCCAATGATAAGTTTGGTGGAAGTATCAATTCTCAAGTTGTAGCAAGTATCAACAGTATTGCTAGCAAATATGAAAATACTATAAATTCATTACAAGATTTTGGAAGTATAAAAAAACAAGTGTTAGATTTTCAAAACGAAATGGCTGATGATATTACAGTATTTTCTAATTCAATAACCAGTTTTTTTAAAAGTAGTTTAAAAGACATAGAAATTGAGTTTAAAGCAAACCATAAAGTAAATGTGCCTAAAATAGATTTAAAAGCAATAGAGCATAAAGCAGAAAAACAATCGTATGATATTGAAGATGTATACGAAAAAAGAGGAGTAGATGGTTGGGATATTTTTACATTAGGAATTGCCAGAATATTTAGGGATAATAAAGTCAAAATTGGCACAAAACAGGTGTTGAATGAACAAAAATACCAAGAACAAGTAGTTAGCCAAGTAATTTCATTTATACAGGAAACAAAATTTAAAACTTTAGCTCAAACCAAAACTATCTTAAAAAAGTATCTAGATGGGGTTACTAGTAAAGCAAACCACTCCATAAGGGAAAGGCAAACTGAATTGCAAAATGAAAAAGACAAAAGTCAGAAAAATGAAGATATTATCGATGAAATAGATGGTTTAAAAAAAAAGCAAAGTAACATCCCAAGCACAGTAAAACGTATTGATGAAATTTTAGAAGAAGTAACATTATGA